Proteins from one Gimesia maris genomic window:
- a CDS encoding TadE/TadG family type IV pilus assembly protein — protein sequence MQKFRQLNKETTVPRAGVVVLELILTAPALLIIMLSMVQISLIYVVNEQTAYASRYAAKIASETERATINTLNTGPLKASVDRVLNVGGIPLGSCRVILEHNVPDGILPVVPPLGPGPEVTVSDPAVADPDCECEPPTTALPVVPPSASGPVVFVNQSVRTTVCVPLNGNVPDLISSIGFSVQDYIVEQTTTYIYEVPLLPIPTIP from the coding sequence GTGCAGAAATTCAGACAATTAAATAAGGAGACAACAGTTCCCCGAGCGGGGGTTGTCGTGCTGGAATTGATTCTGACCGCCCCTGCATTGCTGATCATCATGCTGTCAATGGTCCAGATTTCCCTGATTTATGTAGTCAATGAGCAGACCGCATATGCGAGTCGCTATGCTGCCAAGATTGCTTCCGAAACAGAACGTGCAACAATCAATACATTAAATACAGGTCCATTGAAGGCGAGCGTGGATCGGGTCTTGAATGTGGGGGGAATTCCTCTGGGGAGTTGCCGGGTCATCTTAGAACATAATGTTCCTGATGGGATTCTGCCTGTCGTTCCTCCTCTTGGTCCTGGTCCTGAAGTTACCGTTTCTGACCCTGCAGTAGCAGATCCTGATTGTGAGTGCGAGCCTCCCACAACAGCTCTTCCAGTGGTTCCTCCCTCAGCTTCAGGGCCTGTTGTGTTCGTTAATCAGTCGGTTCGCACGACGGTTTGTGTTCCGCTTAATGGCAATGTACCAGACCTGATCTCAAGTATCGGTTTTTCAGTCCAGGATTATATTGTCGAACAAACAACGACGTATATCTATGAGGTTCCATTATTGCCCATACCGACCATTCCTTAG
- a CDS encoding pilus assembly protein TadG-related protein: MKRIDSNTGAHNNRRGIAVLWLILWGSVFLIFFCVVLEISNLWQAQSELNKALDAAALAAAKEWGASGAVLTETPRNSGVTYAAANTVIGNPVVLDPNYDGTIVVTNPNQNASCDGNLVFGRITTPGAPPGIIFNTSLDVNAIGVLPAVRAQATVPVEGFCSTLFGFTFLNVSAKSTAYYDILTGEVALVTIETYICN, encoded by the coding sequence ATGAAACGAATTGATTCAAATACAGGTGCTCACAACAATCGCCGAGGGATTGCAGTACTGTGGCTGATCCTCTGGGGATCGGTTTTTCTGATTTTTTTCTGTGTTGTTTTAGAAATATCAAATTTATGGCAAGCTCAGTCAGAACTCAATAAAGCGCTTGATGCGGCAGCATTAGCTGCTGCTAAGGAGTGGGGGGCTTCAGGAGCTGTTCTGACCGAGACTCCTAGAAACTCCGGTGTTACCTATGCTGCTGCCAATACTGTAATCGGGAATCCTGTTGTATTGGATCCCAATTATGATGGCACAATCGTAGTGACAAACCCGAACCAAAATGCTTCCTGCGATGGGAATTTAGTGTTTGGCAGAATAACGACTCCTGGTGCACCACCGGGAATAATCTTTAATACTTCATTAGATGTTAATGCCATTGGTGTTTTGCCTGCTGTTCGCGCGCAGGCAACAGTCCCGGTAGAAGGTTTCTGCAGCACTTTGTTTGGCTTTACATTCCTCAATGTTTCTGCAAAATCAACAGCATACTACGATATCCTGACAGGTGAAGTCGCGCTCGTGACGATTGAAACATATATTTGTAATTGA
- a CDS encoding arylsulfatase — translation MQPAAVISGLDEKSSNRYLLHNITTLILTTLTLYIVFGSLNIAYSSEKKSVPNIVFILADDLGYGDLGCYGQKKIKTPRIDQMAAAGMKFSQMYAGCTVCAPSRCVLMTGLHMGHARVRGNTRVKENQSLKPEDVTVAEILKQAGYKTALTGKWGVGEAGTQGVPNLQGFDYFYGYLNQHNAHNYYPGFLWKNGKKVSLNNIVDPATINSDGLGGVATKKVDYSHDLVMQEALDFIDRSAQDPFFLYVALTIPHANNEAGRKVGDGQEVPDYGIYENTDWKKQNKGQAAMITRMDTGVGQILDKLKTLNIDKNTLVIFSSDNGHHREGGNDPEFFDANGPLRGMKRDLYEGGIRVPFIAYWPGTTPADSLSHHIGYFGDLMATAAELADVPCPPGLDSVSIAPTLTGHPDQQKQHDFLYWEFYEQGSKQAVRAGKWKAVRMPMLTGNTELYNLDQDLGEGKNIADQHPELVKQLEAMMQQAHSDDPLWQPGGKAPKKQPAPGDGKPRF, via the coding sequence ATGCAACCTGCAGCAGTAATTTCCGGGCTTGATGAAAAATCATCAAATAGATATTTACTACATAATATTACTACACTCATCCTTACAACACTGACATTATACATTGTGTTTGGTTCGCTTAATATAGCATATTCCTCTGAAAAGAAGAGTGTACCTAATATTGTATTTATACTCGCCGATGACCTGGGCTATGGCGATCTGGGCTGTTACGGCCAGAAAAAAATCAAAACGCCCCGCATTGATCAGATGGCAGCCGCAGGCATGAAATTCAGCCAGATGTATGCCGGCTGTACCGTGTGCGCGCCTTCACGATGCGTGCTGATGACAGGCCTGCACATGGGACACGCTCGCGTCAGAGGTAATACACGCGTGAAAGAAAACCAGTCTCTCAAACCCGAAGATGTAACCGTTGCTGAAATCCTGAAACAGGCAGGCTACAAGACCGCGCTGACAGGAAAATGGGGTGTGGGGGAAGCAGGGACACAAGGCGTTCCCAACCTCCAGGGCTTCGATTATTTTTATGGCTACCTGAATCAACATAATGCCCACAACTATTATCCCGGCTTCCTCTGGAAGAACGGAAAAAAAGTTTCACTGAATAACATCGTCGATCCTGCCACGATCAACTCCGACGGGCTGGGCGGAGTTGCGACTAAAAAAGTCGACTATTCGCATGATCTGGTCATGCAGGAAGCACTCGATTTTATCGATCGGAGTGCCCAGGATCCCTTCTTCCTGTATGTCGCGCTCACAATCCCCCATGCCAATAATGAAGCAGGACGCAAAGTGGGTGACGGACAGGAAGTTCCCGATTACGGCATCTATGAAAACACGGACTGGAAGAAACAGAATAAAGGACAGGCCGCCATGATCACCCGTATGGATACCGGTGTCGGCCAGATTCTGGATAAACTCAAAACCCTCAATATCGACAAAAATACTCTTGTCATATTCAGTTCAGATAATGGACACCACCGCGAAGGTGGCAACGACCCCGAATTCTTTGATGCGAATGGCCCCCTGAGGGGCATGAAACGCGATCTCTACGAAGGGGGCATCCGTGTACCCTTCATCGCGTACTGGCCCGGAACGACACCCGCAGATTCGCTTTCCCATCACATCGGCTATTTCGGTGACCTGATGGCGACTGCTGCAGAGCTGGCAGATGTCCCCTGCCCTCCCGGGCTGGACAGTGTCAGCATTGCTCCCACGCTCACAGGTCATCCTGACCAGCAGAAGCAGCACGACTTCCTCTATTGGGAATTCTATGAACAGGGGAGTAAACAGGCGGTGCGTGCAGGAAAGTGGAAAGCCGTCCGTATGCCCATGCTGACCGGCAATACAGAGCTGTATAACCTTGATCAGGACCTGGGCGAAGGCAAAAACATTGCCGACCAGCACCCCGAACTCGTCAAGCAGCTGGAAGCCATGATGCAACAGGCCCATTCAGATGACCCGCTCTGGCAGCCCGGCGGAAAAGCTCCTAAAAAACAGCCCGCGCCTGGAGATGGCAAACCGCGATTTTGA
- a CDS encoding AAA family ATPase — translation MRQFINGSDEAFKDLEEKAKRGCVTFSDQEMPQGVSPSRARVGFEVDPATQKATLLVEHGGQYTGRETDIRQWIEIGACQFQNFAALKEWLQHRLSNYFTSGDQTETQGWEVPGNGNVESVSRSADELTDLSKVNSDVAGLNRPTYINAMQIAESLQERVRGQNSAMEVLAKKTAQHLARRHPRRPMTGMLLGPTGTGKTLTAESLSEVLSILMPSRNRYGFLRLDMTEYQERHRISQLIGSPQGYIGYGEGAQLVDTLSANPRTIVVFDEIEKAHPDVFRTLMNAMDAGRLSSAARTNSDHQVDCRHAIFLFTTNLECHPILEELRSKGDPISSSIINEVSRRRLKTKGLPPELVGRINTFLVFQPLSGRTRAEIMTQSIARVGQEYGVDVVTVDPRVVNKMLQEGEGVSFGARPDEYAVDDLLGGVFSSAAQQGLQQVEIRSEPELACVPAATEESC, via the coding sequence ATGCGGCAGTTTATAAATGGGTCAGATGAAGCGTTTAAAGATCTCGAAGAAAAGGCGAAACGTGGCTGTGTAACCTTCTCGGACCAAGAGATGCCCCAAGGAGTCTCCCCATCCCGAGCTCGGGTGGGATTCGAGGTCGATCCAGCCACCCAGAAGGCGACGTTGCTTGTGGAGCATGGAGGACAGTACACTGGCCGAGAGACTGACATTCGTCAATGGATTGAGATAGGTGCCTGTCAATTCCAGAATTTCGCGGCACTCAAGGAATGGTTACAACACAGGCTATCAAACTATTTTACCTCAGGAGATCAAACAGAAACTCAAGGATGGGAAGTGCCGGGGAATGGCAATGTTGAATCAGTGAGCCGATCTGCAGATGAACTTACCGATCTTTCGAAAGTTAATTCCGATGTAGCCGGGCTTAATCGACCAACTTACATTAATGCGATGCAGATTGCTGAAAGTCTACAAGAACGAGTTCGAGGACAGAATTCTGCAATGGAAGTTCTGGCAAAGAAAACCGCTCAGCACTTGGCACGTCGACACCCACGTCGTCCAATGACGGGAATGCTGCTCGGGCCAACCGGCACCGGCAAGACGTTGACAGCCGAGTCGCTTTCTGAAGTTCTCAGCATTCTTATGCCATCAAGAAACAGATACGGTTTCCTCAGACTCGATATGACTGAATACCAGGAAAGACACCGGATCAGTCAATTGATTGGTTCACCACAAGGATACATTGGCTATGGAGAAGGTGCTCAACTGGTGGATACTCTCTCTGCTAACCCCAGGACCATCGTCGTATTTGATGAAATCGAGAAAGCACATCCTGACGTATTTCGAACGTTAATGAATGCCATGGACGCTGGTCGTCTTTCATCGGCAGCACGGACAAACAGTGACCATCAGGTTGACTGTCGACATGCGATATTTCTGTTCACGACAAATCTGGAGTGCCATCCCATTCTCGAAGAGCTTCGGTCCAAAGGAGATCCCATTTCATCGTCGATAATCAATGAGGTCAGTCGGCGACGCCTGAAGACTAAAGGACTTCCTCCCGAGTTGGTTGGCCGAATCAATACATTTTTGGTATTCCAGCCATTGAGTGGACGGACACGCGCAGAAATTATGACCCAGTCCATCGCCCGCGTGGGGCAGGAATACGGAGTCGATGTTGTCACCGTTGATCCTCGCGTTGTGAACAAAATGTTACAGGAGGGAGAAGGGGTCAGCTTTGGTGCTCGCCCTGATGAATATGCTGTAGATGATCTGCTCGGAGGAGTCTTTTCGTCCGCTGCTCAGCAGGGACTTCAGCAAGTTGAGATCCGATCCGAGCCGGAACTGGCATGTGTTCCCGCCGCGACAGAAGAAAGTTGCTGA
- a CDS encoding RNA polymerase sigma factor translates to MPGEIENWLQSELNSITDRISIEIEDDQCPHWHAEGLHLHTQVQLSVQTAMVKLREEETRAAEGNETSEMLVVSLQASTQRLQHWLKARARSILFLSNWGNDVAQRVAADLARKFSHQGRYLNLVEDAVQDAFIEFQETLEEQGDEFPIASKSKFSAWIRVAAKRNLLDYGRREMKYCALPGETTDYLSSRSGYHLDPELVKLGKEIISRMPEEYREILGQRYADEATFSQIRFSLGVSLGKVFNDCQNAVSWLRQQFLDLEGSFVAEDWQVLTEIILLLLLNEDEDFNTTE, encoded by the coding sequence ATGCCTGGTGAAATTGAAAATTGGCTACAGTCTGAACTGAATTCAATCACCGACAGGATTTCGATCGAGATTGAAGACGACCAGTGTCCCCACTGGCATGCAGAGGGATTGCATTTGCACACACAGGTGCAACTGAGCGTTCAAACTGCTATGGTTAAACTTCGTGAAGAGGAAACCCGGGCTGCGGAGGGAAACGAGACCTCAGAAATGCTGGTCGTGTCATTGCAGGCTTCCACCCAGCGATTGCAGCACTGGCTCAAAGCCAGGGCCAGGAGTATCCTGTTTCTTTCAAACTGGGGAAATGATGTGGCTCAACGTGTTGCTGCTGATCTGGCAAGGAAGTTTTCTCACCAGGGCCGCTATCTCAACCTGGTTGAAGACGCTGTCCAAGACGCTTTTATCGAGTTTCAAGAGACCCTCGAAGAGCAAGGTGATGAATTCCCCATTGCTTCGAAATCCAAATTTTCGGCTTGGATCCGGGTGGCAGCAAAGCGAAATCTTCTCGACTATGGCAGACGGGAAATGAAGTATTGTGCCCTTCCGGGCGAGACCACCGACTATTTAAGTAGCAGGTCTGGCTATCACCTTGATCCGGAACTGGTCAAACTGGGCAAGGAGATCATTTCCCGAATGCCAGAGGAGTACCGAGAGATCCTCGGGCAACGCTATGCCGATGAGGCCACCTTCAGCCAGATCAGGTTTTCCCTTGGTGTTTCTCTGGGAAAAGTATTTAATGACTGTCAAAATGCCGTTTCCTGGTTAAGGCAGCAATTTCTTGATCTGGAAGGAAGCTTTGTTGCTGAGGACTGGCAAGTACTGACTGAAATTATCCTTCTCCTGCTGCTTAATGAAGATGAGGACTTCAATACGACAGAATAG